A stretch of DNA from Lycium ferocissimum isolate CSIRO_LF1 chromosome 4, AGI_CSIRO_Lferr_CH_V1, whole genome shotgun sequence:
aaaaagaaataatagaaGTAAAGAAGCCAAGGAATACTACTAAATAAAGCATGGCAAAGCAATCtgaaaaaagaaacaataaCGTAACTACCACAAAATCATACGACAATCGAAGTACAAGAGACAACAGAtaataaaagaaatcaaaggacaagaaGCTACAAGAGTGTTACGAAGCGTGACAACGCTCAACtgcctactagccttctaccctgaTCCATGTAATCCATAACCTCCTATCTGCGGTCATGTGCCTAAGGCAATTTTCACAACACAAAAGGTGGTTGTTCAGgtcctccataacctcctatctGCAGCCATGTGCCTAAGACAATTTTCACGACACAAAAGGTGTAACAGCCAGCGGTCCGTATGTTATTTCATTTACCACACCTTAGGGACTCACGTCTTCGCAGAGGTTTGCGTCGCCACCAGTTCCAGTGGAGGTAGTGGAGGTACTGGCTCTGGTACCACCTGTCATAGCCTAAGCTATAACTACTCAAAGGATTATCCACTTTAGCCTGATCCCTCGCCACCTCAAGGCTTTTGGGCCTCACAATGTTGTCCCCTTAGGCTTTGACCCAAAAGGCACCTCGATAGCCCGACTCATGAATTCACCCTTATCCGTAGgctaaaatatatttgaaattgTCGTAGGATCCAAGGATTGAAGTAGAATGAATCATCTCCGTTTATTCGTGATCTGGAGGTACAATTGAGCCTTTTGATGGATGTTCATTCAATTAAGATTTTATTTTACAGACATAAACGGCCTGGTTAAAACAACTTACCTATTTATATAATCCTTGGGTtccaattcaaatatcctagcTTCCTTTCTCGTCTATTCCACAGTTCTATCATTTTCCAAAAGTGAAACTCCTTTCTTTTAAAGGTGGCACATAACTATTTCCATTTCGTAGAACAGGGAAGAAGGAGCTAAGGAACCTTGAATGGACAGTGAACTAAGGAAGCGACCATTATAATGAGAAGGGTAGGATGGCTAGCAAATTAAGGGAATCTAAAGAATAAGATTGGGTCTACTCTTCATTTTCGGATTGTAAACAGTATGGTTACTTGAAACTTAATTTCACCTGCTTGTTTTTAGCTAAACCTAAACCAACACTGAAACTAACTCGATCTGTCTAAAGTTGAAGCGAATGCAAGTACGATGTGGACTTGATCAATCTGTTTCCAATTTTAGGCTGAAGCAGACCGAGAAAATTAGATCAAACCCGTTGTGCCTTTCCCTAGGTTTAATAGGATGTCTATTTAAATTCAATCAAGACCAAGGTTGATACCAATAACTATATATGCTATTTGATAAACATAGATTAATAGAAAATGCTGGGTCCAGATTAAAACTGCAAAGAAGCTCCACTACCAGATTGACCGATTGATTTTCTCCAGAAATTGAAACATAAACTATTATCAGTATTCTGCATGAACATCGACCAAATGGATTTTAAAGGGCTAGACTCTAACTCACCTGACGATCTCCTTCAAGGCCATGTCTGTACAATAAAGCATCCCATTTCTCAGCTGAATTTCGAGCAGGCCTTCTAACAAGCGGCACAGTTTTCCCATTAACAACAACAAGTGACTGAAGTACACCAGTTTCACTGTCTGCAGCATCGGTGGAAAGATAAATTACTGGGGCAATTTCCCTTTCAACCACACGATTGATACAATTCGCTGCTTGCGGAACAGGATAGAAGCAACTAGTGTTTTTGGCATTGCTATCAAATAGACAAGTATATTAGAGGCAAGGAACTATGTCATAATAAATCACTTAGATGAGAAGTTTGTGGTAATTGTCGTAGTAAGGTGTTATGATACTTAGGCATTTTGGTAATAAAAAGACCAGAAATGCTACAAGCTGGTGCCTTTGGCTTCGCAGTAATATAGTATGAGCTAGAGAACAGTAAATACAGCTAGGAAAAACAAACATACCAGAACTTTAAGAAACCATGTCTGCGGAAATGAAGAGCGATAAAGTTCTCTCCCAAAAATGTTTGGATGAAACGTTGGGCAGTGAGCAAAATAAGACGACTTGGCTCAACGAGAGTCTTGCATCCGTGCGAAACGGGGCCACCAGGTTGCATTACCCATTTCTTttccacatcagcaaaaaatACATCACCGATcgcaataacatcatcatccaAAGAAAACTTTGCCTCGACGTCTTGGACAGTCCTTGGCTTGGGGTTCTTAACATCCTCCTCCCAAGCAGCTTCAAGCTTATTCATAGAAACCCCTAACGACTTCAACTTCTTAACACGTTCTTCATCCAGAAAACAAGGCTGCGGCTGAGAGAAATAGCAAATGAATTTATCTATGTGCATATGACCCTTTCGACTTTTTGCAAATTCCTCAAATGTCACAACCACTTTCCTCCCCAAGCATTTGTTGATATGATCGATATCCAACACTCGATGAAACTCATAATCTACTCTTGAGCTAGGAATGATCAAAACGCGGTTAAGCAGAGCTGCAAAAAACATATGCTTTTCCAAACATATTAAATGGTTCGACATCTGCCCTGACACACATATTGCAAAGAGATACTTATCCAACCTCGGTTTCCACTCAATAGTTCTCCTCTCAGACAATCTATAATCCACCTTCCTACACCTATATAAACCACCATAACCATCTAAACTGGAATCAGTAGCACTATCCGATACATTTAACACGTTACCTAATTGATGAGGCGACAAAAGTGCTTCCTGAATTTGCTTATTCAGTGAAATCTGACTGAGTAAATCCCATTTCAATTCTTCAAAATTACTATTGTTGGCATTGAAGGAATTATTAAGCAATGTGTGGTTCCAGAGCTTGAAGAGCCCTAATTGTTGCTGTCTAAGCAGATATAGAGCCTTCAATTCGGAGTCGCGCATGTGATTAACGGAATCAGCGTAATTAGCGTTCGTAAATCCGGTTTTGAAGAGGTTATTGACGTCGGTGTTGAAGAAAAGGATGATTAGGAAGACTGGAACAATAATTGCTAGGAAATACCACTTACAGAAGCTGAAATTGAAACGACGAATGTTCGCATTTTCATCGTTGACGTCGTCAATTTGAAATGCCGTGCGAACCGGAGATTCTGCACGGATCAGGTTCTCGTGGTCCTCTTCTTCATCCATCATGACGGGAAATCAAATGTGCATTGGAAAATTTTGAGAGTTTTCCTTATTAATTTTCTGTTGTACGGAAACAGTGAGAAGTGTGTGTTTAATAGTTGGAGCAAAGAGcagtgtgtgtatgtgtggtaAGGGATCCAAGTGTAAAGTGTGAACAACAGGCATCTTCGTCGTGATTCGTGAAGCTAGGAGTGTAGGAGGTGTTTGGTTACCACTTACCAGTCGTTTGGTTCATCATTCATGGAATTATATGCACGTACCTAAATAAATTATGTTAAGTTTTAGTAATAGAGATTCAATATTATAGTAAGAATAATCAAATTTCAGAACTaaatattttagttttatttatgctgtatttttttatttttttttattttttaatgtgaCGATTACATATGCAGATTTCTGACTACATTGCAAAGTCAACGTCTACTGAATTTTGTGCCTACTCATCTTGTGCTGCCAAGAAGTTTGGCATTGTAGCACTTTTTTGCGCCGATTGTCCGTCAAAGGcattggtttttaatttttgtccatcaaattggtggtctttaatttttgtttttcaccTAATATCCCGAAGTTTGGGGTTTAAACTCCggcttagttaaaaaaaaaaaaatcgcaagacagagtttcgtagcaaaattagacttatttgggcaaaagttaggccttaaagcagagttttacaaaaatttagctgagtgaacaaaaaaaaagaattgccCTAACGCAAAACTCTACtcatgcctgaaggcaaaactctgtcttaagATAGAGTTCGTCTTATGCTTTAAGGCAAAACTCTATCTTAAGTAGAGTTTGCAGTCAAGCTCTGccttgctaatttttttttaatttttgactgagcgaaAATTTCAACTCGGAACCTAGGAGTTTTAtgaaaaggataaaaattaaaaaccagtaatttgagggacaaaaattaaagaccaaccccgAATAAGGGCAATCTGTGGACCAGGCCTTACGTTAAAGAATGTGGCCCAGATGTGATGCCACACAAGGCAGAATGCACAAATCCCTATTTGATTGCCCATTTAAGTAATACCcgatttgtgatttttttttttcacgaaTACTCACTTTATCTGAAAGTGTGGTTTTATAAAGGTCAAACACCAGATGTTTTCGCCCTGATGTTTGGTATGGCTTGCTAAGACAAagttcaaatattttttactaaAATGCGTGTAAAAATTAGTTAA
This window harbors:
- the LOC132052164 gene encoding O-fucosyltransferase 36-like isoform X1; this translates as MMDEEEDHENLIRAESPVRTAFQIDDVNDENANIRRFNFSFCKWYFLAIIVPVFLIILFFNTDVNNLFKTGFTNANYADSVNHMRDSELKALYLLRQQQLGLFKLWNHTLLNNSFNANNSNFEELKWDLLSQISLNKQIQEALLSPHQLGNVLNVSDSATDSSLDGYGGLYRCRKVDYRLSERRTIEWKPRLDKYLFAICVSGQMSNHLICLEKHMFFAALLNRVLIIPSSRVDYEFHRVLDIDHINKCLGRKVVVTFEEFAKSRKGHMHIDKFICYFSQPQPCFLDEERVKKLKSLGVSMNKLEAAWEEDVKNPKPRTVQDVEAKFSLDDDVIAIGDVFFADVEKKWVMQPGGPVSHGCKTLVEPSRLILLTAQRFIQTFLGENFIALHFRRHGFLKFCNAKNTSCFYPVPQAANCINRVVEREIAPVIYLSTDAADSETGVLQSLVVVNGKTVPLVRRPARNSAEKWDALLYRHGLEGDRQVEAMLDKTICALSDVFIGSMGSTFTEDIFRLRKGWGSASVCDEYLCQGEVPNFIADDE
- the LOC132052164 gene encoding O-fucosyltransferase 36-like isoform X2 — protein: MMDEEEDHENLIRAESPVRTAFQIDDVNDENANIRRFNFSFCKWYFLAIIVPVFLIILFFNTDVNNLFKTGFTNANYADSVNHMRDSELKALYLLRQQQLGLFKLWNHTLLNNSFNANNSNFEELKWDLLSQISLNKQIQEALLSPHQLGNVLNVSDSATDSSLDGYGGLYRCRKVDYRLSERRTIEWKPRLDKYLFAICVSGQMSNHLICLEKHMFFAALLNRVLIIPSSRVDYEFHRVLDIDHINKCLGRKVVVTFEEFAKSRKGHMHIDKFICYFSQPQPCFLDEERVKKLKSLGVSMNKLEAAWEEDVKNPKPRTVQDVEAKFSLDDDVIAIGDVFFADVEKKWVMQPGGPVSHGCKTLVEPSRLILLTAQRFIQTFLGENFIALHFRRHGFLKFWWKLCWTRPFVLCLTCLLDQWALLSRKIFFGFGRAGDQHQFVMSIYARVKFRTSLQTMNESD